CAGAAGTTGGTTTATCCCTGTACATTCCATTCTTTTCTTCAATTCCAATATGTTGTGTTTTTTCATTCTGAGTGTCTCTTATTTTATTCCCCTTTATTGTATAGTTCATTGCATCCTCTGAAGAAGCATAAAGCATAATTCCTGGAAATTTTCCGGGTTGTGACTTTGAGTTGTTTTCAATTATATTGTTTACTATTACATTATTTGATTTCTTCCCTCCATTTATCTCAATTCCAGCACCTCCATTTTCAAAGATGTGATTATTTTCTATTAAATTATTTGTATCT
This bacterium DNA region includes the following protein-coding sequences:
- a CDS encoding right-handed parallel beta-helix repeat-containing protein; the protein is DTNNLIENNHIFENGGAGIEINGGKKSNNVIVNNIIENNSKSQPGKFPGIMLYASSEDAMNYTIKGNKIRDTQNEKTQHIGIEEKNGMYRDKPTSADFNIIEYNELSGHLKADIIIVGKNTVCKNNKADKIVLPEEEKKDEK